From one Dermacentor andersoni chromosome 1, qqDerAnde1_hic_scaffold, whole genome shotgun sequence genomic stretch:
- the LOC126548154 gene encoding calcium load-activated calcium channel isoform X1: protein MWSDTLLILVISIFTALLSEGLTWLMVYRTDKYQKLKAEVEKQSKRLEKKKEAHGEAAARQQKKKIEREEEKLKNNNRDLSLVKMKSMFAIGFAFTALLSMFNSIFDGRVVAKLPFVPISWIQSLSHRNLPGEDYTDCSFIFLYILCTMSIRQNTQKLLGFAPSRTANKQSGTLFSPGPQQLTR from the exons ATGTGGTCAGACACCTTATTAATACTCGTAATTTCCATATTCACGGCCTTGCTGAGCGAAG GTTTGACATGGCTGATGGTGTACAGAACCGACAAGTACCAGAAACTAAAGGCCGAAGTGGAGAAACAAAGCAAACGAC tggaaaagaaaaaagaggcccACGGTGAGGCAGCCGCCcgacaacagaaaaagaaaatag AGCGGGAAGAAGAGAAGTTGAAGAACAATAACAGGGACCTCTCACTC GTGAAAATGAAGTCAATGTTTGCAATAGGCTTTGCCTTTACAGCACTTCTCAGCATGTTCAATTCAAT CTTTGATGGCCGGGTTGTTGCCAAATTGCCATTTGTGCCAATTTCCTGGATTCAGAGCCTCTCACACAGAAATCTGCCTGGAGAAGACTACACAGATTGTTCCTTTATCTTTCTTTACATCCTTTGCACTATGTCCATCAGACAG aATACACAGAAGCTGCTTGGCTTTGCTCCCTCCAGGACAGCAAATAAGCAGAGTGGTACGCTCTTTTCACCAGGGCCTCAGCAATTGACCAGATAA
- the LOC126548154 gene encoding calcium load-activated calcium channel isoform X2 — translation MFQHTESTITVEATCAMRGLTWLMVYRTDKYQKLKAEVEKQSKRLEKKKEAHGEAAARQQKKKIEREEEKLKNNNRDLSLVKMKSMFAIGFAFTALLSMFNSIFDGRVVAKLPFVPISWIQSLSHRNLPGEDYTDCSFIFLYILCTMSIRQNTQKLLGFAPSRTANKQSGTLFSPGPQQLTR, via the exons ATGTTTCAGCATACGGAATCCACCATAACAGTTGAAGCGACGTGTGCCATGCGTG GTTTGACATGGCTGATGGTGTACAGAACCGACAAGTACCAGAAACTAAAGGCCGAAGTGGAGAAACAAAGCAAACGAC tggaaaagaaaaaagaggcccACGGTGAGGCAGCCGCCcgacaacagaaaaagaaaatag AGCGGGAAGAAGAGAAGTTGAAGAACAATAACAGGGACCTCTCACTC GTGAAAATGAAGTCAATGTTTGCAATAGGCTTTGCCTTTACAGCACTTCTCAGCATGTTCAATTCAAT CTTTGATGGCCGGGTTGTTGCCAAATTGCCATTTGTGCCAATTTCCTGGATTCAGAGCCTCTCACACAGAAATCTGCCTGGAGAAGACTACACAGATTGTTCCTTTATCTTTCTTTACATCCTTTGCACTATGTCCATCAGACAG aATACACAGAAGCTGCTTGGCTTTGCTCCCTCCAGGACAGCAAATAAGCAGAGTGGTACGCTCTTTTCACCAGGGCCTCAGCAATTGACCAGATAA
- the LOC126548154 gene encoding calcium load-activated calcium channel isoform X3, giving the protein MRGLTWLMVYRTDKYQKLKAEVEKQSKRLEKKKEAHGEAAARQQKKKIEREEEKLKNNNRDLSLVKMKSMFAIGFAFTALLSMFNSIFDGRVVAKLPFVPISWIQSLSHRNLPGEDYTDCSFIFLYILCTMSIRQNTQKLLGFAPSRTANKQSGTLFSPGPQQLTR; this is encoded by the exons ATGCGTG GTTTGACATGGCTGATGGTGTACAGAACCGACAAGTACCAGAAACTAAAGGCCGAAGTGGAGAAACAAAGCAAACGAC tggaaaagaaaaaagaggcccACGGTGAGGCAGCCGCCcgacaacagaaaaagaaaatag AGCGGGAAGAAGAGAAGTTGAAGAACAATAACAGGGACCTCTCACTC GTGAAAATGAAGTCAATGTTTGCAATAGGCTTTGCCTTTACAGCACTTCTCAGCATGTTCAATTCAAT CTTTGATGGCCGGGTTGTTGCCAAATTGCCATTTGTGCCAATTTCCTGGATTCAGAGCCTCTCACACAGAAATCTGCCTGGAGAAGACTACACAGATTGTTCCTTTATCTTTCTTTACATCCTTTGCACTATGTCCATCAGACAG aATACACAGAAGCTGCTTGGCTTTGCTCCCTCCAGGACAGCAAATAAGCAGAGTGGTACGCTCTTTTCACCAGGGCCTCAGCAATTGACCAGATAA